In Candidatus Korarchaeota archaeon NZ13-K, the genomic window GATGATCCTAACAGCCTGATCAGGAGGATCCTCGCCGCCTACATAGCGGGCTTCTCGACCGTCACGCTCAGCTTCGATCCCGAGCTCAAGGAATCGGCTTTCGAGATCAGGAGGTTCTTGGAGTCATCCGTCCTGGGTTTCAACGTGCTGAGGGAGAGCAGGTCTGAGTTCACATTCTACGCGGTCGTGGATGAGGACGCCATGAGGCTCAGCGACACTCTGGGGAAGCTGAGGGAGAACGTCCACCACATGCTCGAGGACATGCACTCAGGAATGGGCAGGAATGACGTTAAAGTGCTTGAGAGGGTCATAGAGGAGGATCAGATAGTCGACAAGCTCTACCTGCTCGTCGCCAAGCAGGTGACGAGGATGCTGATGAACCCCCTGAGCGTGGAGAGCTACGGGCTGAGGAGCGCCGCCGAGGCACCCCAGGTGTTCCTGGCTGCCAGGTCGATGGAGAGGATAGCGGATCACGCCGTCCTGATGGCGAGGGAATCGCTTGAAGTGATCACCTCCGGGGGAAGGATCCCTGGATGGCTGCTCGAGGATTTCATCTCCGTTCTGGATCTCTTCGATTCCTCCACGAGGCTCCTCCTGGAACCGGATGAGGTCGAGGCCGAGGAGTCCGCGAGGAGGATAGATGACGCTCTGAAACTCATCAGGGGGAGGAGGGTCGAGGACAGCAGGATCCAGATGCTCCTGAACAGTATGGAGAGGATCCTGGGCTACACCATGAACGTTTTGGAGGCCGTCATAGACATCATTATGATAAGGGAGTTCGCAGAGCTGTCCGGATGATCAAGGTTTTAAAGGAGCCTGCGTTGAGCTGGAGGGGATCATGAGGCTGGACGGCAAGGTTGCCCTGATCACGGGGGCTTCCAGGGGAATAGGAAGGGCCATAGCCCTGGCCTTCGCCAGGGAGGGAGCCAACATCATCGTCAACTATTCGAGAGACGATTCCAAGGCCAGGGAGGTCGTAGATTCAGCCAACTCGCTCGGAGTGAGGGCCATTATGGTGAGGGCAGATGTCTCCAATCCCATGCAGGTGGAGGAGATGGAGAGGGTCGTCAGGAGGGAGTTCGGGAGGCTTGATATCCTCGTGAACTCAGCCGGCATCACCGTGAGGCGCCCCTTGGAGGAGACCTCATACGATGAATGGAGGAAGGTCGTGGACGTCAACCTCAACGGCACCTTCTACGTGATGAGGGCCTTCTTCAGGCTCATGGCCGAGTCGGGCGGCGGGAGCATAATAAACATAGCCTCCGTCGCCGGCGTGCTCCCCATGGTCGGCTCCGGCGCATACAGCCCCTCAAAGTCCGGCGTGATAATGCTTACGAAGCAGGCGGCCGCCGAGTGGGCCAGGCACGGGATAAGGGTCAATGCTATATGCCCCGGTCCCGTGGAGACCGACATGCTGAGGGAGGAGTTCACCGAGGAGCAGCTGGAGATAAGGAGGAGGCTGATACCATTGGGAAGGCTCGGGAACACGGAGGATGTGGTGAAGCTGGCCCTGTTCCTCGCGTCCGATGATTCGAGCTACATAACCGGTGAGGCCTTCGGCGTGGACGGTGGGATGGCGGTGAGCTACTACCTCCTCCTGGAGAAGCTCCTGGAGATCGGGAGGATCCCCTGAGGTCCCCAAGAGAAGCTAAGGGAAGCCGGTTCCCACTATAGGAGGATGAAGATTTTTATTGTTATGGGTCAGCCCAGCCCGGGCCCTAGATGGAGGTCACGGATCCGCTCTTCTGGGTGGCGTTCCACTCGGTGATCGCGCTCTTCCTCTTCATAGACCTGAGGCATTACCATCACACTGAGGTGACCTTCAGGGACAGCCTGAGGTGGGTGATAATCTGGGTGTCGATAGGCCTCTCCTTCTCCGCCTTCGTGCTCCAATTCTACGGCCTGGATGAGTTCGTGAAGTACATCACAGCCTATACTACCGAGTACCTGCTCTCAATGGATAACATCTTCGTCTTCCTGGCCATCTTCACTTACTTCGCGGTTCCCTACAATGCCAGACCCCTTGTCCTCTTCCTGGGAATAGTTTTCGCCGTGATATTCAGGGCCACCTTCATAGCCGTGGGGGTCACCCTGCTCCAGACGTTCCACTGGATGGTCTACGTCTTCGGGGCCGTCCTGATATACTCAGGCTATAAGATGGCGAGGGGAGGTGCTGAGAGCGTGGATCCATCGAAGAACAGGGTGGTGATTCTGGCGAAGAGGTTCCTACCGCTCACGCATGAGTATCACGGGCAGAGGTTCATCGTGAGGATCTCCTCGGATAGGTTGTTCACCCCGCTCATCTTGGTGCTCCTCGCGATAGAGACCACTGACATAATGTTTGCATTCGACTCAGTTCCCGCCGTGCTGGCAATAACCAGGGAGTTCTTCACAGCATACACCTCTAACATAATGGCCATTCTGGGGCTCAGATCCCTCTACTTCGTGCTGGAGCATGGGGTAAGGAGGCTCAAGAACCTGGGGAAGGGATTGGCCATATATCTGATCTATCTGGGCGTTGCCTTCATGCTCTCCGCCTTCGAGGTGGAGGTGCCCTCCTGGGTGTCCCTGCTCATGATAGCATCAATCCTGCTCTACGCCTTCCTCACCTCGGAGAAGGGGAGCTCGGGGGAGTGACCTCGCAAGCGTCAACCTTTTTCTCCCATGGCACCCCCGCGCCCATATGAGACCCACTGACCTTGATGACTTCTCGAAGATCGTGCTCATCGGACCCCCCTTCCTCAGGTGGGATGGCGATCTCGTCGCCTTCAGGACGGGGAGGGCGCTCCTGGAGGAGGACTCCTACGATCACAGGATATGGGGACTCCGGCCCGGGGAGGAGCCCCTCCCGCTCACCCGGGGGCCGAGGGACGGGAATCCCTCCTGGGAGCCCGGAGGGAGGAGGCTCGTCTTCGTGAGGAAGGGGAATGACGGGGACTCCCTGATCCTCTGGACCACGGCCGAGGAGTATCCCGTCCTTCACTGGGAGGCGGGGATCGAGGATGTGGAGTGGGCATCTGGCAGCATCGCCCTGGCTGTGCTGAGGGAGGGAAGGAGGGAGGATGATGTTAAGACGATAAGGACGATACCATTCTGGGAGAACGGGGAGGGATGGACCTACTGGTTCACCAGGAGGCTCCACGCCATCGACCTCATGACCGGGGAGCACTGGCCCCTGTCCCAGCAGGGGTTGGAGGTGATGGACTTCAAGGTCTCGCCAGATGGGAGGAGGGTCGCCTTCCTGGCCCTGAGGGACAGGCAGAGACCCCTGAACGTGAGCCTCTTTGTCTCGGACATGGAGGGAGAGGCCCAGGAGCTGGGGGATGGGAGCTGGTACCTCAGGAGGGTCTGCTGGAGGTCCGAGTCCAGGCTGGGCGTCGTCGGCCACGATCTTAGGAGGGGACTCGCGACCAACTCGCACCTCTTCGAGACCCCAGTGGACCGCTGGGATCCGGTGGATCAGCTGGAATGGGATAGGAGCATAGGCAACTCGCTCAACAGCGACGTGAGGGGAGGGATGAACATGAGGCCCGCGTGGCACGAGGGTTGGTGGTACGCGGTGATACAGGATGGGACGCAGGCCCCTCTCTTCAGGTTCAGGGAGGGGGAGGTGGAGAGGGTCAGCCCCTCCGGCATCTCCGTGGAGGGCTTCGACATCAGGGGAGGGAGGATCGTCCTGACAGCTATGAGGTTCGACAGGCCCGCCGAGATCTACCTGGTCGAGGGTTGTGAGTTGAGGGCCCTGACTAGGATGAACGAGGGTTTCGCGTCGAGGGTGAGCCTGAGGAGACCCGAGATGTTCAGCTTCAGGGCCTCGGATGGTGTTGAGATCGAGTGCCTCTACCTTGCCCCGGATGGGGATCCACCTCACCCCACCGTGCTCTACGTCCATGGGGGGCCCGCGACGGCGTTCGGAGAGGCTTTCATGCACGAGCTCCACTTCCTTCGCCAGAGGGGTTACGGCATCCTCCTCGTGAACTTCAGGGGGAGCGAGGGGTACGGTGAGGAGTTCAGGGACATAAGGGGACGTTACGGTGAGAGGGACTACCTGGACCTCATGGAGGCCCTGGATGAGGCCTTGAGGAGGGGCTATGCAGACCCCGAGAGGCTGGCCGTGATGGGGGGAAGCTACGGTGGCTTCATGACGAACTGGATCGTGGGGCACACCGATAGGTTCAAGGCCGCCGTGACCATGAGGGGCATATGCAACTGGATAAGCGATTACGGAACCACAGACATAGGCTTCTTCTTCAACCCCGATCAGATAGGAGGTCATCCCTGGGAGAACTTCATGGAGTACTGGGAGAGGAGTCCCCTGGCCCATGTCAAGAACGTCAAAACTCCCACGCTGATAATTCACAGCGATGAGGATTACAGGTGCTGGCTGGATCAGGCCCTTCAGTTCTTCACGGCGCTCAGGGTCTTGGGGGTTGAGGCTGAGCTCGTAATATTCCCGAAGGAGAATCATGACCTCAGCAGGAGCGGGAAGCCCAAGCACAGGATTGAGAGATTGAGGAGGATAGCTGAGTGGTTGGACAGGCACCTGAGGGAGGCTAGCGTTGCCTGAACCTCGCGGCCGATGGACAGGCTGCCAGTCCTCCCATGGCGGTGCACCTGAGCTCGCTGGGCATCATCCTCCCCACTGAGTAGATGGCGTCTATCGTCTCATCAAGAGGTATGGGGTTGTCATAGCCCCCCATCACGAGATCGGCGTTAACGAATGCCGAGGCGGCTGCGACAGCGTTCCTGGTGTGGCAAGGAACCTCAACGTACCCTCCCACGGGATCGCAGACCATCCCGGTTATGTTCTGAAGTGATACGGCAGCCGCATTCAGCGCTTGGTCGCAGGAGCCACCGAAGGCCTCCACCACGAGCGCGGAGGCCATTGCGCCAGCGGCCCCTATCTCGACCTGGCAGCCCGCCTCCTCAGCAGCGAAGGTGGCCCTGCTGCCTATAATCAGGCCGACGGCCCCGGCCGCGAAGAGGCATCTCACCAGCTCCTCCTTGGAGAGGCCCTCCTCATCCTCCAGAGTCGCCAGCACGCCCGGGATCACGCCGGCCGATCCACCCGTTGGGGCCGCCACGACCACCGCGTTTGAGTTGCAAGCGTGCATCACTGCCATCGCCAGGACCGCTGCCCTCGCGTGAGGACCTCCCACCGGGAGCTCCCCCCTGACGAGCCTCTCGTACATCGAGCTGGCTGCTGGCCTGAGCACCCTCAGCCTGACCCCTTCGCTCATGCCGTATTCTATCGATCGCCTCATCACCTCGTACCTCCTCAGCATGAGGTCCATCAGCTCCTCCCTCTCCATGCCCAGCAGCTCGGACTCGTACAGGATTCCAGCCTCCCCCAGGCTGATTCCCTCCCTCTCACATAGGGTCCTGAGCTCCTCCGCGTTGGAGAACATGGCCTTTCCTTTCACCGGAAGGAAGACAGGATCTATCACCTTGGAGCTCACAATCCAATCGAAGTTCTGATGCTCCGCTTCCCTCCTCTCAGAGCTCTTGATCAGGAGCAGGAAGCGATCTCCCAGGGGAATCAGGATGCCCTCGCGCAGGGGGCGAGGTGCCCCGGAGCACTCGTGGACTTGCAGGTACTCCCCTCCGGTCAGGTTCACGCCCACGCCATTGATCTCGATGATCTCGAACATCCCACCGCCCGTGGATCTCGCCCTGATCGTGAGCTCCTTCCTCCTCCCCCTCAGCAGGATCAAGACCTCGTTCGGATGCGGGGACTCGCCCAAGTTTCCCGAGCGAAAGTTGACGCTGATCCCGGACTCTCTGGCGAGATCAATCGCCCTGATGAAAGCTTCATCTTCCAGCCTCAATCCGATGAGTCCTGAGACGAAGGCTATATCGCTGGCCTCCTGCCTGTAGACCCTGACATAGGAGCCCCTCTCATCGAAGATGAACGTGGCCTCCAGCAGTTCATCAGACAGTATCTCCCCAGCCAGCTTCCCGATGAAGTAAGAGGCACCTGTGTGAGAGCTCGAGGGACCCCTTATCACCGGACCGATGACGTGGTTCAGTATGCTGAGGGCCATCGGATCCTCCGAGTGGGGGCTTAAAAAAAAAGGTTAATGTTTTTTAGCACACCCCTCGCACCCTCCCTATGGATCCATGGGAGGCCCTGGTGCTCGGCCTAGTCCAGGGCCTGACGGAATGGCTCCCGATAAGCAGCTCGGCTCACCTCGTCCTGCTC contains:
- a CDS encoding S9 family peptidase yields the protein MRPTDLDDFSKIVLIGPPFLRWDGDLVAFRTGRALLEEDSYDHRIWGLRPGEEPLPLTRGPRDGNPSWEPGGRRLVFVRKGNDGDSLILWTTAEEYPVLHWEAGIEDVEWASGSIALAVLREGRREDDVKTIRTIPFWENGEGWTYWFTRRLHAIDLMTGEHWPLSQQGLEVMDFKVSPDGRRVAFLALRDRQRPLNVSLFVSDMEGEAQELGDGSWYLRRVCWRSESRLGVVGHDLRRGLATNSHLFETPVDRWDPVDQLEWDRSIGNSLNSDVRGGMNMRPAWHEGWWYAVIQDGTQAPLFRFREGEVERVSPSGISVEGFDIRGGRIVLTAMRFDRPAEIYLVEGCELRALTRMNEGFASRVSLRRPEMFSFRASDGVEIECLYLAPDGDPPHPTVLYVHGGPATAFGEAFMHELHFLRQRGYGILLVNFRGSEGYGEEFRDIRGRYGERDYLDLMEALDEALRRGYADPERLAVMGGSYGGFMTNWIVGHTDRFKAAVTMRGICNWISDYGTTDIGFFFNPDQIGGHPWENFMEYWERSPLAHVKNVKTPTLIIHSDEDYRCWLDQALQFFTALRVLGVEAELVIFPKENHDLSRSGKPKHRIERLRRIAEWLDRHLREASVA
- a CDS encoding 3-oxoacyl-ACP reductase FabG is translated as MRLDGKVALITGASRGIGRAIALAFAREGANIIVNYSRDDSKAREVVDSANSLGVRAIMVRADVSNPMQVEEMERVVRREFGRLDILVNSAGITVRRPLEETSYDEWRKVVDVNLNGTFYVMRAFFRLMAESGGGSIINIASVAGVLPMVGSGAYSPSKSGVIMLTKQAAAEWARHGIRVNAICPGPVETDMLREEFTEEQLEIRRRLIPLGRLGNTEDVVKLALFLASDDSSYITGEAFGVDGGMAVSYYLLLEKLLEIGRIP
- a CDS encoding AbrB/MazE/SpoVT family DNA-binding domain-containing protein, which gives rise to MSRLYVRNLQLTGNATYIVSIPKDWVRKLGLEKGSKVYLELMQDGSLRLYGSSPKRAPGIGKSFELGRGDDPNSLIRRILAAYIAGFSTVTLSFDPELKESAFEIRRFLESSVLGFNVLRESRSEFTFYAVVDEDAMRLSDTLGKLRENVHHMLEDMHSGMGRNDVKVLERVIEEDQIVDKLYLLVAKQVTRMLMNPLSVESYGLRSAAEAPQVFLAARSMERIADHAVLMARESLEVITSGGRIPGWLLEDFISVLDLFDSSTRLLLEPDEVEAEESARRIDDALKLIRGRRVEDSRIQMLLNSMERILGYTMNVLEAVIDIIMIREFAELSG